Proteins encoded by one window of Cuniculiplasma divulgatum:
- a CDS encoding diphosphomevalonate/mevalonate 3,5-bisphosphate decarboxylase family protein — protein sequence MDTKRVFTIGEKIKSTLEKEGLYQQIEYPEPSPDDGNISYGLSYPIKAFEKFLGYYDSAEKIAFNPSISFNTDFSFCLSACKYTKTAKTDSVVLDGVTNDSYTLKATSALQSFKKKFKIEGSFQFYLKRYRKYTEAKGMSESSAVASAASRSLINNLFNEKKPVMDHLTSRFARLVSGSGTRASIEGLSIWLSYPGLDSDQSFAVKIRDNPKEIYYGIFPKRNSIKTDQAHNNVKNSIFYDTWIYDKMDAVKNATENNFNTSFLIERGQKDSLNLHSVLISSGMFAQTGESIELLRKIMKFQSDSEGIYFNADTGPSIMISSLDRNLILECKSYVNENFLEGGMKYDDHVKKMNDFKKESEAYFNSISRE from the coding sequence ATGGATACAAAGAGAGTTTTTACCATAGGCGAAAAAATTAAATCAACTCTTGAAAAAGAGGGACTGTATCAGCAGATAGAATATCCTGAACCATCACCGGATGATGGAAATATTTCTTATGGTTTAAGTTACCCTATAAAAGCCTTTGAGAAATTTCTGGGATATTATGATTCAGCTGAAAAGATTGCGTTTAATCCATCTATTTCATTCAACACAGATTTTTCCTTTTGTCTTTCTGCGTGTAAATATACAAAGACTGCAAAAACAGACTCTGTTGTTCTCGATGGTGTTACAAATGACAGCTATACCCTTAAGGCTACATCTGCGCTGCAGAGCTTCAAGAAAAAATTTAAGATAGAAGGAAGTTTTCAATTTTATCTAAAGAGATACAGGAAATATACTGAAGCAAAAGGAATGAGTGAATCCTCTGCGGTTGCCTCGGCAGCTTCAAGATCCCTGATTAACAATCTGTTTAACGAAAAGAAACCTGTCATGGATCATCTCACTTCAAGATTTGCACGACTTGTATCAGGATCAGGTACAAGGGCAAGCATAGAAGGCCTGTCCATCTGGTTATCATATCCCGGTTTGGATAGTGACCAGTCCTTTGCAGTTAAGATCAGGGATAATCCAAAGGAAATTTATTATGGGATTTTTCCAAAAAGGAATTCCATAAAAACCGATCAGGCCCATAATAATGTAAAAAATTCAATCTTCTATGATACCTGGATATATGATAAGATGGATGCTGTCAAGAATGCTACTGAGAATAATTTTAACACTTCGTTTCTCATAGAACGTGGTCAGAAGGATTCTTTGAACCTTCATTCAGTGCTCATTTCATCTGGTATGTTCGCTCAAACCGGGGAAAGTATAGAATTGCTGAGAAAAATAATGAAGTTTCAATCTGATAGTGAAGGGATATATTTTAACGCCGATACTGGTCCTTCCATTATGATTTCCTCTCTTGATAGAAATTTAATTCTTGAATGCAAATCATATGTTAATGAGAATTTCCTTGAAGGTGGAATGAAGTACGATGATCATGTTAAAAAAATGAACGACTTTAAAAAAGAGAGTGAGGCATATTTTAATTCAATAAGTAGAGAATAA
- a CDS encoding type II toxin-antitoxin system CcdA family antitoxin: protein MTQIISVRIDDSLYEELKRLNVNLSEVIRKSLEEEVSSIQREILVKKIRDLSERFRNESPSDFLMVNKNAKRDK from the coding sequence ATGACTCAAATTATAAGTGTTAGGATCGATGATAGCTTATATGAGGAATTAAAAAGGCTCAATGTTAACCTGTCAGAAGTTATAAGAAAATCCCTGGAAGAGGAGGTATCAAGTATCCAAAGAGAAATTCTGGTCAAAAAAATAAGGGATCTGTCAGAGAGGTTCAGGAATGAGTCACCCAGTGATTTCCTTATGGTAAATAAAAACGCAAAGAGGGATAAATAG
- a CDS encoding NRAMP family divalent metal transporter codes for MSHMIRVRNIFKFFGPAWLVMIADMDASSTLGAAETGALFKYGLIWFTIVLVIPLYLVQESSGRIGVATEMGLGEVIRNNYSHSLTLIATVPMVLTDIVTYVIEYLGIAVGLSLFNIPILFSLPVFYVIHIAVVIHRKYGLTESILLVISGMLIVAFIAALTVRGIEPYSPLYFVPSPTFLFMLAVNVDAVIMPFMLFFQASATAEKVIHTRKKFQINNSTEINSNIVRDKFTKTAMKSMRLETLLGAVVSEMLMVVVEMVMSGIGPNMNFASISQLAGGLTAIAGVYSPY; via the coding sequence ATGAGTCACATGATAAGAGTAAGAAATATTTTTAAATTTTTTGGGCCAGCATGGCTGGTTATGATAGCCGACATGGATGCCAGCAGCACGCTTGGAGCTGCTGAAACGGGTGCATTATTCAAGTACGGATTAATATGGTTTACTATTGTTCTGGTAATCCCACTTTATTTAGTCCAGGAAAGTTCCGGCAGAATTGGAGTTGCTACTGAAATGGGGTTAGGGGAGGTAATCAGGAATAATTATTCGCACTCACTTACCTTGATTGCAACAGTTCCAATGGTCCTAACCGACATTGTTACGTATGTTATTGAATATCTTGGAATTGCAGTAGGATTATCTCTATTCAATATCCCCATACTGTTTTCGCTGCCAGTTTTTTATGTGATTCATATAGCAGTGGTCATACACAGAAAGTATGGACTAACTGAATCCATTCTTCTCGTAATTTCAGGTATGCTAATTGTTGCCTTCATTGCTGCACTTACAGTTCGAGGAATAGAGCCATATAGTCCACTGTATTTTGTCCCATCTCCAACATTTCTATTTATGCTAGCTGTAAATGTTGACGCAGTCATAATGCCATTTATGCTCTTTTTTCAGGCATCAGCAACAGCAGAAAAGGTTATTCACACCAGGAAGAAGTTTCAGATCAATAATAGCACGGAAATCAATAGCAATATAGTGAGAGACAAATTTACAAAAACTGCTATGAAATCAATGAGACTTGAAACGCTTCTTGGAGCAGTAGTATCAGAAATGTTAATGGTAGTAGTGGAAATGGTGATGAGTGGTATTGGCCCAAATATGAATTTTGCGTCAATATCCCAGCTGGCTGGTGGCTTAACTGCCATTGCCGGCGTATATTCACCCTATTGA
- a CDS encoding SLAC1 family transporter gives MKGFKKNLSTLPNSSFASVMGTGILSDALFHLGMMALSYLLMFLSISIYIGLIGSFLLKLFLLKGNIFKYSSKTVMQAFTFIAGTSVLFTRLYESHISIYPLVIVIVLLGVTILFISLYLLTLNFHNKEKENYLLFLPLISFLSFSILIGVTQNQIPFIFVSLEFLLVIISQIGTILVITYSLIYNHKRPVHIQDINGYYMIYSGILSLLGYSILGTPVYDIIQMTIGYIFHYMATVDIIASIFIALFMFIVFIVKIKNGLFNKKYKISSWGALFPLGVDSIGYYSMSEIYHVQFFDDLSYFFTFLAILVLIGIIMEFILYVLQSEKQNFTEHSEIMSE, from the coding sequence ATGAAAGGATTTAAAAAAAATCTTTCAACATTACCAAATTCTTCCTTTGCTTCGGTAATGGGAACAGGTATACTATCAGATGCTCTTTTTCATCTCGGAATGATGGCTCTTTCTTATTTATTAATGTTTTTATCTATATCCATATATATTGGTTTAATAGGATCCTTTTTATTGAAATTATTTCTCTTAAAGGGTAACATATTTAAATATAGCTCTAAAACTGTAATGCAGGCATTTACATTCATAGCTGGTACCTCAGTACTGTTCACTCGACTATATGAATCTCACATATCCATATACCCCTTGGTCATTGTTATTGTCTTGCTTGGAGTTACAATATTGTTTATTTCATTATATCTGCTTACACTTAATTTTCATAATAAAGAAAAGGAAAACTATTTGCTGTTTTTGCCTCTTATTTCTTTCTTGAGTTTTTCCATTTTGATCGGTGTTACACAGAATCAGATTCCATTCATTTTCGTAAGTTTAGAGTTTCTTCTGGTAATAATATCACAAATAGGTACTATTTTAGTCATTACTTATTCGTTGATATACAACCATAAAAGACCAGTGCATATTCAAGATATAAATGGTTATTACATGATTTATTCTGGAATTCTTTCACTACTTGGATATTCAATATTGGGAACTCCCGTATATGATATTATCCAAATGACAATAGGTTATATTTTTCATTATATGGCAACCGTTGATATAATAGCTTCAATCTTCATAGCTCTGTTCATGTTCATTGTATTTATTGTAAAAATTAAAAATGGATTGTTTAATAAAAAATATAAAATTTCATCATGGGGAGCATTATTTCCTTTAGGGGTTGATTCTATCGGTTACTATTCAATGTCAGAAATATATCATGTTCAATTCTTTGATGATTTGTCATATTTTTTTACTTTTCTGGCCATATTAGTGCTCATAGGTATCATTATGGAATTCATATTATATGTTCTTCAAAGCGAAAAACAAAATTTCACCGAACATTCAGAGATTATGTCAGAGTAA
- a CDS encoding DNA/RNA helicase domain-containing protein codes for MNNSLFYTNNLGSLELNYVIDELRRNYALKYRDQPDIKQTNAWKGSIKALKQYINPGTWVFMEYGFPIGLERVDFLIARKGHAFIVESKGWNNYRKINEIVSMGDNQEVVNPCYQMENYVAKMRNFHTSSSLISFDGFVYMYNTKDGKECKILYNGREVESELQILPVEVSSQEEVDAIENGTFRTSRELIDFISANRDHIMEDVSRKFLNAGFGLSEEQAIIVEKIMNSIRKGEKKKYFISGGMGSGKTLMAINLLFMALSEGYQALLAYRNNRLINTLRRVFGPSYSSLLCFYSMGFNGHFKGLGEENFDPERLQLQKLLIYDEAQRMTMDVIRKTLSYDKTSVYFFDENQILIDDESGGKAVFKSEAERSGTEFEFISLSGFFRMIDGDKYGSFVDGLFSKSNYSNPGEYDLRLFDNINNMIDDLKRKEENGNTRIALLASYTFSDGRKEKRRVINPEIKWLMDPKTEYPQYWMGIHENPFKYCASIYGSQGFETDYVGLIWGEDLVWRGKWVVQPEKITDTIGGRSSLKSVCRNNPDRGREMLFNRYRILLTRGMKGTSVYFEDRETYEHVRSILSQSVNIVSSRGIIK; via the coding sequence GTGAACAATTCATTATTTTATACTAACAACCTTGGGAGTCTTGAATTAAATTACGTAATAGATGAACTCAGAAGAAACTATGCACTTAAATACAGAGACCAGCCAGATATTAAACAGACTAACGCATGGAAGGGAAGCATTAAGGCATTAAAACAGTACATAAATCCAGGAACATGGGTATTTATGGAGTACGGTTTCCCCATAGGTTTGGAGAGGGTAGATTTTTTGATTGCCAGAAAGGGTCATGCATTTATTGTGGAATCCAAGGGATGGAATAACTACAGGAAAATTAATGAAATAGTCTCAATGGGAGATAATCAGGAAGTTGTCAATCCATGCTACCAGATGGAGAATTATGTTGCAAAGATGAGAAATTTTCACACTTCATCCAGCTTGATTTCCTTTGATGGTTTCGTTTATATGTATAATACAAAGGATGGGAAAGAATGCAAAATTCTGTATAATGGCAGAGAGGTTGAAAGTGAATTACAAATACTTCCTGTGGAAGTTTCCTCACAAGAAGAGGTGGATGCCATTGAGAACGGCACATTTAGAACAAGCAGAGAATTGATCGATTTTATTTCCGCAAATAGAGATCATATAATGGAAGATGTATCAAGAAAATTCCTGAATGCTGGATTTGGTCTTTCAGAGGAACAGGCAATAATAGTAGAAAAAATAATGAATAGTATCAGGAAAGGAGAGAAAAAGAAGTATTTCATAAGCGGAGGAATGGGTTCGGGAAAAACACTTATGGCCATAAACCTTCTATTCATGGCATTAAGTGAAGGATATCAGGCACTTCTTGCTTATAGAAATAACAGGCTCATCAATACGTTAAGAAGGGTATTCGGTCCATCATATTCGTCATTGCTGTGCTTTTATTCCATGGGATTCAATGGACACTTTAAGGGTCTGGGCGAGGAAAACTTTGATCCTGAAAGACTTCAGCTTCAGAAACTACTTATATATGATGAGGCACAGCGTATGACTATGGATGTAATTAGGAAGACTCTATCCTATGATAAAACTTCAGTTTATTTCTTTGACGAGAATCAAATTTTGATTGATGATGAATCTGGTGGAAAGGCTGTATTCAAATCTGAAGCTGAAAGATCAGGCACTGAGTTTGAATTCATATCCTTGAGCGGTTTTTTTAGGATGATAGACGGTGATAAATATGGTAGTTTTGTTGATGGTCTTTTCTCTAAAAGTAATTATTCTAATCCTGGTGAATATGACCTGAGACTGTTTGACAACATTAATAATATGATTGATGACCTGAAACGTAAAGAGGAGAACGGGAATACAAGAATAGCCTTACTTGCATCATACACATTCAGTGATGGCAGGAAGGAAAAGAGGAGAGTTATTAATCCTGAAATAAAGTGGCTTATGGATCCAAAGACAGAGTACCCACAGTACTGGATGGGAATCCATGAAAACCCTTTCAAATACTGTGCTTCAATATATGGTTCCCAGGGATTTGAAACAGATTATGTTGGTCTGATATGGGGTGAGGACCTTGTGTGGAGAGGTAAATGGGTTGTGCAGCCAGAAAAAATTACCGATACAATAGGTGGGAGATCATCATTAAAAAGTGTTTGCAGAAACAACCCTGACAGGGGAAGGGAGATGCTATTCAATAGATACAGGATTTTACTTACAAGAGGAATGAAAGGTACTTCTGTTTATTTTGAGGATAGGGAAACATATGAGCATGTAAGATCAATTTTGAGTCAGAGTGTTAACATTGTGTCATCCAGAGGGATTATAAAATAG
- a CDS encoding AAA family ATPase: protein MKNEDLTFTFKNIGPIKKKGSIKNSNITILYGRPNSGKSFILRSLYSTLSVLDLKMRDLMKVYCQTYLNDLLISHIGNSLNNLAKTFNDVLEIMDRVSNVVNKEKIPLNNQESLNKVLFGTINEIIPELNLENSGDGLSYTISEEITIPISIESINKNLENTIVRFISSIIGVRSIKSFNINDDNLYNILKTEIGNLTYDSIAGKFGSSGMLYLTPRIQDSFKMSVEYSMLAVSSVNIKVKVTANILLRNTFVGPIDKNAKVHHKDEINLNQLTKSIVSQVRNVKISKYSLFEIREIPKAFSKSISMAMVDYFLAHMHSLIEFSSSISEVRFVPFGKTPLIISHRYFKNYNIFENNDLLYDSTEYIYRAFIDWIDFSEKMVSIEKDFPFDTFTVLQGNLSYDELTKRLFYTDNMNVKVDLKYASAMASEVSGILLLAKSMKNGLLIIEEPESQLHPSSQVIMALTLIVLSSMGKRIVFSTHSSIIGQVFYLLHKYKPNPEKIQTLIDNVMNVERKGSDKIEISDLAKQVSKSLQECEFDSYFVDRIKGVKKINL, encoded by the coding sequence ATGAAGAATGAAGATTTAACATTTACATTCAAAAACATAGGTCCTATAAAAAAGAAAGGTTCCATTAAAAACTCTAACATTACAATATTATATGGCCGCCCAAATTCAGGAAAATCATTTATTTTAAGATCACTCTATAGTACGCTTTCTGTGTTAGATCTAAAAATGAGAGATTTAATGAAAGTTTACTGTCAAACTTATCTAAATGATCTATTAATTAGTCACATTGGAAATAGTCTAAATAATTTAGCTAAAACCTTTAATGATGTTTTAGAAATTATGGATAGAGTTTCAAATGTCGTCAACAAAGAAAAAATTCCATTGAATAATCAAGAATCACTCAATAAAGTTCTATTTGGAACAATTAACGAAATTATACCAGAACTTAACTTAGAAAATTCAGGTGATGGATTATCATATACTATTAGCGAAGAGATTACAATTCCGATTAGTATAGAGTCTATCAATAAAAATTTGGAAAATACCATCGTCAGATTTATCTCTTCCATTATTGGCGTTAGGTCTATTAAAAGTTTTAATATAAATGATGATAATCTATATAATATTCTTAAAACAGAAATTGGAAATTTAACTTATGATTCGATCGCCGGAAAATTTGGCTCTTCTGGGATGCTTTATTTAACTCCAAGAATTCAGGATAGTTTTAAGATGAGTGTTGAATACTCAATGTTAGCAGTATCAAGTGTTAACATCAAAGTAAAGGTTACCGCTAATATTTTACTGAGAAATACTTTTGTGGGACCTATTGATAAAAATGCTAAAGTTCACCATAAAGATGAGATTAACTTAAATCAATTGACGAAAAGCATAGTATCACAAGTTAGAAATGTTAAAATTTCGAAATACAGTCTATTTGAGATTAGGGAGATTCCGAAAGCTTTCTCAAAGAGCATTTCTATGGCAATGGTAGATTATTTCCTAGCTCATATGCATTCCTTAATAGAATTCTCTTCAAGCATTAGTGAAGTTCGTTTTGTACCTTTTGGAAAAACCCCTCTTATTATTTCTCATCGCTATTTTAAGAATTATAACATCTTTGAAAATAATGATTTATTGTACGATTCTACAGAGTACATATATAGGGCTTTTATTGATTGGATAGATTTTTCAGAGAAGATGGTTTCCATCGAAAAAGATTTCCCATTTGATACATTCACAGTTCTTCAAGGTAACTTATCATATGATGAACTAACAAAACGTTTGTTTTATACGGACAATATGAATGTTAAGGTCGATCTAAAATACGCTTCAGCAATGGCTAGTGAGGTGTCTGGTATACTCCTTCTGGCGAAGTCTATGAAGAATGGACTACTAATAATAGAGGAACCTGAATCTCAATTACATCCTTCATCTCAAGTTATAATGGCACTAACGCTGATTGTATTGTCTTCAATGGGAAAAAGAATTGTATTTTCGACTCATAGTAGCATCATAGGTCAGGTTTTTTATTTACTCCACAAGTATAAACCGAATCCAGAAAAGATACAGACTTTAATTGACAATGTAATGAATGTTGAAAGAAAAGGGAGTGATAAGATTGAAATAAGTGACTTGGCCAAACAGGTTTCCAAATCTTTACAGGAATGTGAATTTGATTCATACTTTGTTGATAGGATAAAGGGGGTAAAGAAAATTAATCTCTAG